Proteins from a genomic interval of Stenotrophomonas maltophilia R551-3:
- a CDS encoding MFS transporter, whose translation MLLSSPPVDKRGPHLTRMTPTASSVDASMSADTSILSARYRATTIGMVALVALHAFEALAVAAAMPTVAEALDGLRLYALAFGGTLATSVIGMTLAGRWADRQGPARPLWYGLACFVLGLLLAGFAMRMGMLVAGRLLQGLGAGAISVSLYVMVGRSYPEHLRPKVFAAFSAGWVVPSMIGPALSGLIVQHLGWRWVFLAVPLLAVPAALLLRPALARMQFTDAASSDDGRGNVVRWASGASLAALLLYFGGQQRGVPALLCIGVALLALLFCVHRLLPAGTLLLRRGLPSVIALRGIAAAAFFACEAYLPLLLQRERGLSPSWAGAVLSLGALGWFAGSWLQGHQQRGWSRQQLLRVGTPLMTIGIAATLAVLFNAVPLPVALVGWAVTGFGMGMIYASLSVLTLSLSAPHEQGANTSALQLSEALSVTTALAVSGALFALFVDSAPHTGYFLCLAITFGLAMLATVIARRV comes from the coding sequence ATGCTGCTATCTTCGCCGCCAGTTGACAAGCGCGGCCCGCACCTGACCCGTATGACCCCCACTGCCTCTTCCGTCGACGCCAGCATGTCGGCCGACACTTCGATCCTGTCCGCACGCTACCGCGCCACCACCATCGGCATGGTCGCGCTGGTCGCCCTGCACGCCTTCGAGGCCTTGGCGGTGGCAGCGGCGATGCCGACCGTGGCCGAGGCGCTGGATGGCCTGCGCCTGTATGCACTGGCGTTCGGCGGCACGCTGGCCACCAGCGTGATCGGAATGACCCTGGCCGGGCGCTGGGCCGACCGCCAGGGGCCGGCGCGTCCGCTGTGGTATGGGCTGGCCTGCTTCGTGCTGGGCCTGCTGCTGGCCGGCTTCGCCATGCGTATGGGCATGCTGGTGGCAGGCCGCCTGCTGCAGGGCCTGGGTGCGGGTGCGATCTCAGTCTCGCTGTACGTGATGGTCGGGCGCAGCTACCCCGAGCACCTGCGGCCAAAGGTATTTGCCGCGTTCTCCGCAGGCTGGGTGGTGCCGTCGATGATCGGCCCGGCACTGAGCGGCCTGATCGTGCAGCACCTCGGTTGGCGTTGGGTGTTCCTGGCGGTGCCGCTGCTGGCGGTCCCGGCCGCGCTGCTGCTGCGCCCGGCACTGGCACGCATGCAATTCACTGATGCTGCCAGCAGCGACGATGGACGCGGCAACGTGGTGCGCTGGGCCAGCGGTGCCTCGCTGGCGGCCCTGCTGCTGTACTTCGGTGGCCAGCAACGCGGCGTGCCGGCCCTGCTCTGCATTGGTGTGGCGCTGCTGGCGCTGCTGTTCTGCGTGCACCGCCTGTTGCCAGCCGGCACGTTGCTGCTGCGCCGCGGCCTACCCAGCGTGATCGCCCTGCGCGGCATCGCTGCAGCAGCATTCTTTGCTTGCGAGGCCTACCTGCCCCTGCTGTTGCAGCGCGAGCGCGGACTCTCACCCAGCTGGGCCGGCGCCGTACTCAGCCTCGGTGCGCTGGGCTGGTTCGCGGGCTCCTGGCTGCAAGGCCATCAACAGCGCGGATGGTCGCGCCAGCAGCTGCTCCGCGTGGGCACGCCGCTGATGACGATCGGTATCGCCGCCACGCTGGCGGTGCTGTTCAATGCGGTTCCGCTGCCGGTCGCACTGGTCGGCTGGGCGGTGACCGGCTTCGGCATGGGCATGATCTACGCCAGCCTGTCGGTGCTGACCCTGTCGCTGTCGGCGCCGCATGAGCAGGGCGCCAACACCTCGGCGCTGCAGCTGAGCGAGGCGCTGTCGGTGACCACCGCACTGGCGGTTTCCGGTGCACTGTTCGCGCTGTTCGTGGACAGCGCGCCACACACCGGCTACTTCCTGTGCCTGGCGATTACCTTCGGTCTGGCCATGCTGGCCACGGTGATCGCGCGGCGGGTGTAG
- the soxR gene encoding redox-sensitive transcriptional activator SoxR, translating into MVSQDLSVGEVSQRSGVAISALHFYERKGLISSLRTSGNQRRYSRDVLRRLAVIRVAQRVGMPLEAVGRAFESLPEGRAPTKADWAKLSARWRTELEERIHMLQLLRDELTGCIGCGCLSLQHCRLANPGDVLGERGDGPMRWE; encoded by the coding sequence ATGGTGTCCCAGGATCTGAGCGTTGGCGAAGTATCCCAGCGCAGTGGCGTGGCCATTTCCGCGCTGCATTTCTACGAGCGCAAGGGGCTGATCAGCAGCCTGCGCACCTCGGGCAACCAGCGCCGCTACAGCCGTGACGTGCTGCGCCGACTGGCCGTGATCCGCGTGGCACAGCGGGTGGGCATGCCGCTGGAAGCCGTTGGCCGCGCTTTTGAAAGCCTGCCCGAGGGGCGCGCACCGACCAAGGCCGACTGGGCCAAGCTGTCCGCACGCTGGCGCACCGAACTGGAGGAGCGCATCCACATGCTGCAGCTGCTGCGCGACGAACTGACCGGCTGCATCGGCTGTGGCTGCCTGTCGCTGCAGCACTGCCGCCTGGCCAACCCGGGGGACGTCCTCGGCGAACGCGGCGACGGCCCGATGCGCTGGGAGTGA
- a CDS encoding short chain dehydrogenase, translating to MKILLVGASGTLGQAVARQLGQQHQILAAGRTSGELRVDLTDDASVAELFARTGPVDAVISTAGKLHFGPLQAMTPAQFNMGLQDKLLGQVRLALVAQHHLTAGGSITLTSGIVSAQPIRDGVNATSVNAALEGFVRAAALELLPRGLRINVVSPNVLIESMAAYGPYFPGFEAVSAQRAALAFQRAVEGIQSGETITVW from the coding sequence ATGAAGATTCTCCTTGTGGGTGCCAGCGGCACCCTCGGCCAGGCGGTCGCACGCCAGCTTGGCCAGCAGCACCAGATCCTCGCCGCCGGCCGCACCAGCGGCGAACTGCGCGTGGACCTCACCGACGATGCCAGCGTCGCCGAACTGTTCGCGCGTACCGGCCCGGTCGATGCGGTGATCTCCACCGCCGGCAAGCTGCACTTCGGCCCGCTGCAGGCAATGACCCCGGCTCAGTTCAACATGGGCCTGCAGGACAAGCTGCTCGGCCAGGTACGGCTGGCGCTGGTCGCGCAGCACCACCTCACTGCCGGAGGTTCAATCACGTTGACCAGTGGCATCGTCAGCGCGCAGCCGATCCGCGATGGCGTCAACGCCACCTCGGTGAATGCCGCGCTGGAAGGCTTCGTGCGTGCCGCTGCGCTGGAACTGCTGCCGCGTGGCCTGCGCATCAACGTGGTCAGCCCCAACGTGCTGATCGAATCGATGGCCGCCTACGGGCCCTACTTCCCCGGCTTTGAAGCGGTGAGCGCACAGCGCGCGGCACTGGCCTTCCAGCGCGCGGTGGAAGGCATCCAGAGCGGCGAGACGATCACGGTCTGGTAA
- a CDS encoding LysR family transcriptional regulator: MDTLRCMQAFVAVAERGSFTGAAEQLQVSAVMVGKYIQQLEAHLGTALLQRNTRRQRLTEAGSAYLAGCRQVLEQVQQAEADVAGLQVQPRGLLRVSAPTTWGSCVLAPVLSGLLREQPLLNIELDLSNRRVDLIEDGFDVAIRVGPLPSQEVVARPLPPYAMSLCAAPSYLRRRGTPRTPEDLAGHDCLSHLAWRGGHGWQLANGEQVDWEARLTCNDGVALREAAVAGTGLVLQPTALLAGEIAAGRLKPLLRDYLPEPRPMHLIYLPDRRPRPRLQCFVDFVMATLGR, encoded by the coding sequence ATGGATACGCTTCGCTGCATGCAGGCCTTTGTCGCCGTGGCCGAGCGCGGCAGCTTCACCGGTGCCGCCGAGCAGCTGCAGGTCTCGGCGGTGATGGTGGGCAAGTACATCCAGCAGCTGGAGGCGCACCTGGGTACGGCGCTGCTGCAGCGGAACACCCGGCGCCAGCGCCTGACCGAAGCCGGCAGCGCCTACCTGGCCGGTTGTCGGCAGGTGCTGGAGCAGGTGCAGCAGGCCGAGGCCGATGTCGCCGGCCTGCAGGTGCAGCCACGGGGCCTGCTGCGGGTCAGCGCGCCGACCACCTGGGGCAGCTGCGTGCTGGCGCCGGTACTGTCCGGGCTGCTGCGTGAGCAGCCGTTGCTGAACATCGAACTGGACCTGAGCAACCGCCGCGTGGACCTGATCGAGGATGGCTTCGACGTGGCAATCCGCGTTGGGCCGCTGCCGTCACAGGAAGTGGTGGCGCGGCCGTTGCCACCGTACGCGATGAGCCTGTGCGCGGCACCGTCCTATCTGCGCCGGCGTGGCACGCCGCGCACCCCTGAGGATCTGGCCGGGCATGACTGCCTGAGCCATCTGGCCTGGCGCGGTGGCCATGGCTGGCAGCTGGCCAACGGTGAACAGGTGGATTGGGAGGCGCGGCTGACCTGCAATGATGGTGTTGCACTGCGCGAGGCCGCCGTCGCCGGGACAGGGCTGGTGCTGCAACCGACCGCACTGCTGGCCGGCGAGATCGCGGCAGGGCGGTTGAAGCCCCTGCTGCGCGACTACCTGCCGGAACCGCGACCGATGCACCTGATCTACCTGCCGGATCGACGGCCGCGTCCGCGCCTGCAGTGCTTCGTCGATTTCGTCATGGCCACATTGGGGCGGTGA
- the proC gene encoding pyrroline-5-carboxylate reductase, whose protein sequence is MAVDSITFIGGGNMARSLIAGLIRQGVPAAHIHVAEPVAALRESLAADFGVQVHDNAADAAAQGNTWLLAVKPQVLRDVCQSLQALAQANRPLVVSIAAGITSTQLERWLGGNLPVVRAMPNTPALLGAGVTGLYATASVDAQQHARAEQVLASAGRTVWIDSESLMDSVTAVSGSGPAYVFLLAEAMEAAGIAQGLPAEAARTLVVQTLLGASRMLDEAGESPAELRRRVTSPNGTTQAAIESFQAGGFETLVDKALRAAQVRGQELSAAND, encoded by the coding sequence TGGCAGTTGATTCCATCACCTTCATCGGCGGCGGCAACATGGCCCGCAGCCTGATCGCCGGCTTGATCCGCCAGGGCGTGCCTGCCGCGCACATCCACGTGGCCGAACCAGTGGCCGCATTGCGCGAGTCACTGGCTGCCGACTTCGGCGTGCAGGTGCACGACAACGCCGCTGATGCCGCCGCACAGGGCAATACCTGGCTGCTGGCGGTGAAGCCGCAGGTACTGCGCGATGTATGCCAGTCGCTGCAGGCGCTGGCACAGGCGAACCGACCGCTGGTGGTGTCGATTGCCGCCGGCATCACCAGCACGCAGCTTGAACGCTGGCTGGGCGGGAACCTGCCGGTGGTGCGCGCGATGCCGAACACGCCGGCCCTGCTCGGCGCCGGCGTGACCGGCCTGTACGCCACCGCGTCGGTGGATGCGCAGCAGCACGCACGCGCCGAACAGGTGCTGGCCAGCGCCGGGCGTACGGTGTGGATCGACAGCGAGTCGCTGATGGATTCGGTCACCGCGGTCTCCGGCAGTGGGCCGGCCTATGTGTTCCTGCTGGCCGAAGCGATGGAAGCGGCGGGTATCGCACAGGGCCTGCCTGCAGAAGCGGCGCGCACGCTGGTGGTGCAGACCCTGCTGGGTGCCTCGCGCATGCTCGATGAAGCCGGCGAAAGCCCGGCCGAACTGCGTCGCCGCGTGACCTCGCCCAACGGCACCACCCAGGCCGCGATCGAGAGCTTCCAGGCCGGTGGTTTCGAGACGCTGGTGGATAAGGCGCTGCGCGCCGCCCAGGTGCGTGGGCAGGAACTGTCTGCGGCGAATGATTGA